In one Brassica oleracea var. oleracea cultivar TO1000 chromosome C9, BOL, whole genome shotgun sequence genomic region, the following are encoded:
- the LOC106316836 gene encoding zinc finger protein CONSTANS — MFKQESNNICNRENNRGAPACDTCGSTICTVYCHADSAYLCNSCDAQVHSANRVASRHKRVRVCESCERAPAAFMCEADDVSLCTACDLEVHSANPLARRHQRVPVVPITGNSCSSLATANHTTVTEPEKRVVLVQEDAKETASWLFPKNSDNHNNNNNQNNELLFSDDYLDLADYNSSMDYKFTSQYNQPRHKQDCIVPEKNYSGDRVVPLQLEETRGNLRNKQQNITYGSSGSQYNNNGSINHNAYNPSMETDFVPEQTAPDTTVSHPKTHKGKTAQLPEPLIQILSPMDREARVLRYREKKKRRKFEKTIRYASRKAYAERRPRINGRFAKMSETEVEDQEYNTMLMYCDTGYGIVPSFYGQK, encoded by the exons ATGTTCAAACAAGAGAGTAACAACATTTGTAATAGAGAGAACAACAGAGGGGCACCAGCCTGTGACACATGCGGGTCAACCATCTGCACCGTGTACTGCCATGCTGACTCTGCCTACTTATGCAATAGCTGCGATGCTCAAGTCCACTCTGCCAATCGCGTTGCTTCCCGCCATAAACGTGTCCGGGTCTGCGAGTCATGTGAGCGTGCCCCTGCTGCTTTTATGTGTGAGGCAGATGATGTGTCTCTATGCACAGCCTGTGATTTAGAGGTTCACTCCGCAAACCCTCTTGCTAGACGCCATCAGCGAGTTCCAGTTGTGCCGATAACTGGAAACTCTTGCAGCTCCTTGGCCACCGCTAACCACACAACAGTGACCGAGCCAGAGAAGAGAGTGGTGTTAGTTCAAGAGGATGCCAAAGAGACGGCTTCATGGTTGTTCCCTAAGAACAGTGACAATCACAACAACAACAACAACCAGAACAATGAGTTGTTGTTTAGTGATGACTACCTAGACCTTGCTGATTACAACTCCAGTATGGACTACAAGTTCACCAGTCAATACAATCAACCTCGACATAAACAAGACTGCATCGTACCAGAGAAAAACTACAGTGGAGATAGAGTTGTTCCGCTCCAACTTGAAGAAACAAGAGGAAACTTGCGGAACAAGCAACAGAATATCACATATGGCTCCTCAGGAAGCCAATACAACAACAACGGTTCCATTAACCATAAC GCATACAATCCATCAATGGAAACTGACTTTGTGCCGGAGCAGACAGCACCTGACACAACAGTTTCACATCCAAAAACGCACAAAGGGAAGACAGCACAACTACCTGAACCTCTAATTCAGATTCTCAGTCCAATGGACAGAGAAGCTAGAGTCCTGAGATACAGAGAGAAGAAGAAGAGAAGAAAGTTTGAGAAGACAATAAGGTATGCTTCAAGGAAGGCATATGCAGAGAGAAGACCGAGGATAAATGGACGGTTTGCAAAGATGAGTGAAACCGAAGTAGAGGACCAAGAGTACAACACAATGCTAATGTACTGCGACACAGGATATGGCATTGTTCCTTCATTCTATGGCCAAAAATAA